The following nucleotide sequence is from Kineobactrum salinum.
ATCCCGATGTGCGGCGCATGCTGTTGACGATGAAGTCGCTGAACGAGGCCATGCGGGCTTTCGTCTACACCGAGGCTGTGACCCTGGATCTGGCCCACCGCGGCCCGGAATCCGAACGTGTCCAGCAGCAGGCCCGGATCGACCTGATGATACCGATCGTCAAGTGCTGGCTCACCGAGGTGGGGCAGGAGCTGGCCTCGCTGGGGGTCCAGGTACACGGCGGCATGGGATACGTCGAGGAGACCGGGGCCGCGCAATACCTGCGCGATGTTCGTATCACTTCGATCTATGAGGGCACCAACGGTATTCAGGCAGCGGATCTGGTAGGGCGCAAGCTGGCGCGCGACCAGGGCGGCGCGATGCAGGTGGCACTGGAGGAGGTCGGCATCACGGTCGCGGTCCTGGTGCAGCACTCCGAGCCGGTGCTGCAGGCCATCGGCCGCGATCTGGGCGCCGCGCTGAAAGGCGTGCAGGCTTCCACTGACAGCCTGTTGCAGGCATTGCGGGAGGCACCGCCGCAGGCTCTCGGGGTGAGTTTTGACTATCTGATGCAATGCGGCTACCTGCTGGGCGGCTGGCACCTGGCGCGCTCGGCGCTGGTGGCGCAGGCGCGCCTGGAGGCGGGCGCAGAAAACGACTTCTACCACCGCAAAATAGCCACCTGCAGTTTCTATGCGGAGCAGATCCTGCCCCGCTGTGCCGGCCACGCCGGCGCGGTTGCGGCGCTGGCCGGCAGCCTGGCCAGCTATCCGGCCCAGTGGCTGTGAAGGGGACCGCTATGCACAGTATCTCGACGCCGGATCTGACCGATGCCGCGCCGGACGCGGCAGTGATCGAGCTGCAGTTTCGCAATCTGGGCGGGCTCAAGCAGTTCGCCGGGCGGGCTGTCACCATCAAGTGCCATGAAGACAACTCGCTGGTGAAGCAGTGTGTGGCCGAACCCGGCGATGGCAGGGTACTCGTGGTGGATGGCGGCGGGTCGCTGCGCCGTGCCCTGCTGGGCGACATGCTGGCGGAACAGGCTGCCGCCAATGCCTGGTCAGGGCTGATCATCAACGGCGCGGTCCGCGATGTCGATGCGCTCGGGTCAATCGCCCTAGGGGTGCAGGCGCTGGGCACGATTCCGCTGAAAACCGAAAAGCGGGGTGAAGGACAGCGCGACGTCGTCCTGCAGATAGGTGGCGCCCGTATCGGGCCGGGGGACTATATCTACGCCGACAACAATGGCGTGGTGGTGAGTCAGCGCGCCCTGCAATAAGCGCTGGCGGCTTAGTCCAGCAGCCGCAGCGACAGGTCCAGCGCCTTGCAGTCCTTGGTCAGTGCACCGATGGAGATGTAGTCCACCCCGGTTTCCGCGACCGCGCGCAAGTTGTCGACGGTGATATTGCCCGAAGCCTCCAGTTCCAGTCCGCGCGCCACCAGCGCCACTGCCTGGCGCATGTCGGCCAGCGAGAAGTTGTCCAGCATCACCCGGTCGCAGCCGGCGGCCAGCGCCTGTTCCAGTTCCGCAAGATTCTCCACTTCCACTTCCACCGGCTTGCCCGGGGCACTGGCGCGGGCCTGTTGTACCGCGGCCGCAATACCACCGCAGGCCTTGATATGGTTTTCCTTGATCAGGAAGGCGTCGTAGAGGCCGAGGCGGTGATTGTGGCAGCCGCCACAGCGGACCGCATATTTTTGCGCCCGGCGCAGCCCCGGGATGGTCTTGCGGGTATCCAGCAGTTGCACGCCGGTGCCGGCGACCAGTCCAGCGTAGTGACTGCAGCGCGTCGCGGTGCCGGACAGTAGCTGCAGGAAATTGAGTGCGGTCCGCTCGGCGGTCAGCAGGCTGCGGGCGCGGCCGCTGGCAGTGAACAGAATATCGTTCGCGCCGATGTGCTGGCCCTCCTCGGCTGACCACTCCAGGCTGACCTGCGGGTCCACCTGGTGGAACACGGCCTCCACCCAGGCGCGGCCGCAGAGCACGCCCTCTTCGCGGGTGATGACCCGGGCGCGGGCGAGATGCTGCGCCGGGATCAGCGCGGCGGTAATGTCGCCGTCGCCGAGATCCTCGGCCAGCGCTGCGCGCGCGTTTTCCTGGATATCGGTATCGGTCAGGGCGGGCACTGGCATCGGGTATCCATGTCATCGTTAGGGGCGGGGGCGGAATTGTAGCAGTGGTGCCGGCCGCGGTTAAGCCCGCTCTGACATCGGGGTGGGGCCGGCGTTGAGCGGGGTGGCCGCTGTCGGCTATGATGGGCCAAATCCCCAGACTGAACACTATGTCCTATATTCTGGCAGATGGCTGGATCCAGCAGGCGCGGCACTGCGTCTCTCCCAACTGCGGCCTCCGTCCCGCAGGCGTGGAGCCGGAGCTGCTGGTGATTCACAGTATCTCCCTGCCGCCCGGCTGCTATGGCGGCGACGAGATCGAGCGACTGTTCAGCAATTGCCTGGACTGGGAGGCGCATCCCTATTTTCAGACGATCCGCGGTCTCCAGGTGTCCGCGCATCTGTTGCTGCGCCGCTGCGGCGAGCTGGTGCAGTTCGTCAGCACCGATCACCGGGCCTGGCACGCGGGCCGCTCCTGTTGGCGCGGCCGCGACAACTGCAATGACTTCAGTATCGGCATTGAGCTGGAAGGCAGCGAAGATGAAGCCTATACAGACGCCCAATACCGGTCGTTGCCGGCGCTCACCGCCGCACTGATGCATTACTATTCGGCGCTGACGCCGGAGCGTATCGTCGGGCACTGCGATATAGCGCCGGGTCGCAAGACGGATCCCGGCCCCGCCTTTGATTGGCAGCGCTATCGCGCCAGTCTCGCCACTATCCTCGCCACTATCGGAGAACAGGCATGATATTTCTGGCCCTGGTGATTGCCCTTACGCTGCGTCAGCTGTGGGCGCTCGATATCACGGTGCAGCGCGATGGCTGGTGGCGCGACTGGCGGGCGCGGGCAGGTGACTCCGGTCTGCGATCCTGGAGCCAGCTGTTGCTGGTAGTGGGGCTGCCGCTGTTGTTGGCGCTGCTGGTACTGGATCTGTTGCGTCCGCTGCTGTTTGGCCTGCCCTGGATAGCGGCCGCGGCAGTGCTGCTGCTGTACGCCCTGGGCCGCGAGGACCTGCAAGCCCTGGTGGCACGGTATAGTGATTACTGCGAGCGCGGCAACGGCGAGGCGGCGTGGTTGTTCGCCCGCGAGGAACTGGGGCTGACGGTACCGGCCGAAGAAGTCAGCGATACGCTGGACTCCGAATGGCTGCGCCAGCAGGTAGAGGCCAGGCT
It contains:
- the rraA gene encoding ribonuclease E activity regulator RraA, with product MHSISTPDLTDAAPDAAVIELQFRNLGGLKQFAGRAVTIKCHEDNSLVKQCVAEPGDGRVLVVDGGGSLRRALLGDMLAEQAAANAWSGLIINGAVRDVDALGSIALGVQALGTIPLKTEKRGEGQRDVVLQIGGARIGPGDYIYADNNGVVVSQRALQ
- the ampE gene encoding regulatory signaling modulator protein AmpE, which translates into the protein MIFLALVIALTLRQLWALDITVQRDGWWRDWRARAGDSGLRSWSQLLLVVGLPLLLALLVLDLLRPLLFGLPWIAAAAVLLLYALGREDLQALVARYSDYCERGNGEAAWLFAREELGLTVPAEEVSDTLDSEWLRQQVEARLCYASYQGWFAVVFYFVVLGPVAAVGYRLLQLYRDGGDAAQGPAARVLFWLDWVPVRLLLATFALAGDFVRSRDVLMSAATDTWAEPADLLWQVASAAESPVQEGTPLQQAAANARALAGLLHRCAVAWIVVIALVAILA
- the nadC gene encoding carboxylating nicotinate-nucleotide diphosphorylase, encoding MPVPALTDTDIQENARAALAEDLGDGDITAALIPAQHLARARVITREEGVLCGRAWVEAVFHQVDPQVSLEWSAEEGQHIGANDILFTASGRARSLLTAERTALNFLQLLSGTATRCSHYAGLVAGTGVQLLDTRKTIPGLRRAQKYAVRCGGCHNHRLGLYDAFLIKENHIKACGGIAAAVQQARASAPGKPVEVEVENLAELEQALAAGCDRVMLDNFSLADMRQAVALVARGLELEASGNITVDNLRAVAETGVDYISIGALTKDCKALDLSLRLLD
- the ampD gene encoding 1,6-anhydro-N-acetylmuramyl-L-alanine amidase AmpD, which encodes MSYILADGWIQQARHCVSPNCGLRPAGVEPELLVIHSISLPPGCYGGDEIERLFSNCLDWEAHPYFQTIRGLQVSAHLLLRRCGELVQFVSTDHRAWHAGRSCWRGRDNCNDFSIGIELEGSEDEAYTDAQYRSLPALTAALMHYYSALTPERIVGHCDIAPGRKTDPGPAFDWQRYRASLATILATIGEQA